From Trichoderma atroviride chromosome 1, complete sequence, one genomic window encodes:
- a CDS encoding uncharacterized protein (EggNog:ENOG41), with protein MLSRAANAPRVYWANRLASSILRERTTLSHFYGREDWLQQRCYSSDPIIHSKESVEALISGRISTTEFNKSLQKASKKPSRRGPSRRGKGASNRRRNRDEEIPDWGLAAAPNDAVVKIEEKAQVVQELKGKEAAEKVPEAQQEAHEEEEPRDALAKALAEEADRLERAGAGAGTEAEAQYESIASDFIPLSEFGQFKPEEGGIKPKPGFQDERIQSRSVSVAALGEQIEAIMLKNPNEMKRPKRPARRIQDKAPEAKVKLDAERDLMMEEVEENNEEALEAALKHIGDLRPADRTILPSKDFDALANALLDGFKSSQLTRYYNRERLTAHNQSLQKPPSYSWVDDQSRWEPAKPDHWGPLRPKQRQVILIMQTIWNLEVKEQVEGLGRTLVWLEPRIFQLLASPNSSILEQVSKDYLYESNKEKITASFDDCRINIYAQKSTVPVILSHLDETVKSIRHQKVSSTHIEENDLDEQLLKELEQITKTCIKYNKGDKELEISWLESQTPSSLPESTKNIETPADIALRLLLEQPSKDDQNSVHIITPSEVDKARDGSFISHHRERRSMRWKDKLKPWSRYVHPVGQITTATDNVLEHLLEAVSLPASSNSKAKKEAESVVTTASFGHVLHGKGSRTVATMAKHRRLLSPVLPHPASFTTIMGEDKPLTQRTTITLNFSPDPQHHSNDTNSTLPSVQLQLPVDPVTDIADSSLPSGSTLFGVAAHSVSDILLPSESVDIRLTQQRLLPLDASQESIKEFLSHCEFDLPKGILRTPSKITFSIPKAWAADPKAKRKLSKTATVNAPYIFMGLETHQIAEIEFHGHTLRYDGIDAGRHGGQRQELSLQAGPPVRGSDGEQDKTPFELNEKEASAFISLAGEIATGKYFSWHNGFELVRELSDETLGFDELEVLDDEVID; from the exons ATGCTTTCCCGAGCGGCAAACGCTCCGCGCGTCTATTGGGCCAACCGACTGGCCTCGTCTATCTTGCGTGAGAGAACAACGCTAAGCCATTTCTACGGCCGTGAAgattggctgcagcagcgatgcTACAGCTCCGATCCCATCATCCACAGCAAAGAAAGCGTGGAGGCGCTGATATCGGGGCGAATAAGCACGACAGAATTCAACAAATCGCTTCAAAAGGCATCCAAGAAGCCGTCTCGAAGAGGGCCCTCTCGCCGCGGCAAGGGCGCAAGCAACAGACGCCGTAACAGGGACGAAGAGATACCCGACTGGGGGCTTGCGGCAGCTCCAAACGATGCGGTTGtcaaaatagaagaaaaagcacaaGTTGTGCAAGAGttgaagggaaaagaggctGCAGAAAAGGTCCCAGAGGCTCAACAAGAAgctcatgaagaagaagaacctcGAGATGCGCTTGCAAAGGCGCTTGCTGAGGAGGCGGATCGGTTGGagcgagctggagctggagctggaacagaagctgaagcaCAATATGAATCAATTGCTTCAGATTTTATTCCCCTTTCCGAATTTGGCCAATTCAAaccagaagaaggagggaTCAAGCCCAAACCAGGTTTCCAAGACGAACGCATCCAGTCCAGGAGCGTCTCCGTTGCGGCTCTTGGGGAGCAGATTGAGGCAATCATGTTGAAGAACCCCAACGAAATGAAGAGACCAAAGAGGCCTGCGCGGAGGATCCAGGACAAGGCACCGGAAGCCAAAGTAAAGCTCGATGCCGAACGAGATCTCATGATGGAGGAAGTCGAGGAGAACAACGAAGAGGCACTGGAAGCTGCGCTGAAGCACATTGGCGACCTGCGGCCTGCCGATCGGACAATTCTTCCCTCCAAAGATTTTGATGCTCTGGCGAATGCCCTGTTGGATGGCTTCAAGTCCAGTCAACTCACCAGATACTATAACCGGGAACGCCTGACAGCACACAACCAAAGCTTGCAGAAGCCGCCTTCGTATTCTTGGGTTGATGACCAAAGCCGCTGGGAGCCCGCCAAACCCGACCACTGGGGGCCTCTTAGGCCTAAGCAGCGCCAGGTGATTCTGATTATGCAAACCATCTGGAATCTCGAGGTCAAGGAGCAAGTCGAGGGCCTCGGCAGGACTCTTGTCTGGCTGGAGCCTcgcatcttccagctgctcgcTT CTCCCAATAGCTCCATCCTAGAGCAGGTCTCGAAAGACTACTTGTACGAATCcaacaaggagaagattACTGCAAGCTTCGATGACTGCCGGATCAACATTTATGCCCAAAAATCGACTGTCCCCGTCATTCTCTCCCATCTTGATGAGACTGTCAAATCGATTCGTCACCAGAAGGTTTCCTCTACTCACATCGAAGAAAATGACCTGGACGAGCAGCTACTCAAAGAGCTGGAACAAATTACAAAGACATGTATCAAGTACAACAAGGGCGATAAA GAGCTTGAAATCTCATGGCTTGAAAGTCAAACCCCATCTTCATTGCCCGAAAGCACCAAGAACATAGAAACCCCGGCTGATATCGCTCTGCGGCTACTACTGGAGCAGCCGAGCAAAGACGACCAAAACAGCGTGCATATTATAACGCCATCAGAAGTTGACAAGGCCAGGGATGGATCTTTCATTAGCCACCACAGAGAACGCAGGAGTATGCGCTGGAAGGATAAGCTGAAGCCGTGGTCTAGATATGTCCACCCCGTCGGTCAAATCACCACCGCAACAGACAATGTCTTGGAACACTTACTTGAGGCAGTCTCTTTACCCGCTTCGTCAAattccaaagccaagaaagaagctgaatcGGTAGTTACGACGGCATCCTTTGGACATGTCCTTCATGGCAAGGGTTCCCGCACGGTTGCTACCATGGCCAAACACCGCCGACTTCTCTCTCCAGTCCTCCCTCACCCTGCATCGTTTACCACCATTATGGGCGAAGATAAACCTCTGACACAGCGCACAACCATCACCCTCAATTTCTCTCCCGACCCCCAGCATCATTCCAATGACACAAACTCAACGCTCCCCAGcgtccagctgcagctaccTGTTGATCCCGTCACCGACATTGCCGACTCTTCCCTCCCTTCTGGTTCGACTCTCTTTGGCGTTGCCGCACATTCCGTCAGCGACATCCTACTGCCCAGCGAAAGCGTAGACATTCGCCTGacgcagcagcgtctcctgCCGCTCGACGCGAGCCAAGAATCCATCAAAGAATTCCTATCTCACTGCGAGTTCGACCTCCCAAAAGGCATACTGAGAACACCCAGCAAAATCACATTTTCAATCCCCAAAGCATGGGCCGCCGACCCAAAGGCAAAACGCAAGCTTTCCAAAACGGCCACCGTCAACGCCCCGTACATTTTTATGGGACTGGAGACGCACCAAATCGCCGAGATTGAGTTCCATGGCCACACTCTACGCTACGATGGCATCGATGCGGGTCGCCACGGTGGCCAGAGACAGGAGCTGTCTCTTCAAGCCGGTCCTCCTGTACGAGGAAGCGACGGAGAGCAAGACAAGACCCCTTTCGAGCTgaacgaaaaagaagcatctGCATTCATATCTTTAGCCGGAGAGATAGCCACAGGGAAGTATTTCTCGTGGCACAACGGCTTTGAGTTGGTGAGAGAGCTTTCAGACGAGACACTTGGctttgatgagctggaggTGCTTGATGACGAAGTAATCGATTAA
- a CDS encoding uncharacterized protein (TransMembrane:1 (o20-42i)), translating into MKRQPPHFMRFHPFHHPLATAANFHMLPFIEVSSMPIFLLLCKRRAEDTAKMELVYQIATVAVEEAIQDVGACTPLQAALMRYLHIGSFPTPSLSPHAFNHENQIYDALAQDASSASSTGTLARPLEANSTPHLQ; encoded by the coding sequence ATGAAACGTCAACCACCCCACTTCATGCGGTTCCATCCCTTCCATCACCCGCTCGCCACCGCAGCAAATTTTCATATGCTTCCTTTTATCGAGGTGTCATCAATGcccatcttcctcttgctgTGCAAACGCCGAGCCGAAGACACAGCCAAAATGGAGCTCGTATATCAAATAGCTACGGTAGCCGTAGAAGAGGCGATACAAGATGTGGGTGCATGCACGCCGCTCCAGGCAGCTCTCATGCGTTATCTCCATATCGGTAGCTTCCCAACTCCCTCCCTGTCACCACATGCATTCAACCATGAAAATCAGATTTACGATGCCTTAGCTCAAGACGCATCCTCGGCCAGCAGTACCGGTACATTGGCCCGGCCTTTGGAGGCCAATTCAACGCCACATTTGCAGTAG
- a CDS encoding uncharacterized protein (EggNog:ENOG41), which translates to MPPSQRRRRPVEDDGESDEDARPRQRPHIEGSETEQEEEPSDEDVEMNGATSRVDEQLAKKLVRYAIACDYSRTSIRRDGIKERVLGKQSRSFRRIFELAQTQLRAVWGMELRELPVREKMTLHEKRQAMKSNTQSRSGSGAYILSSALPEEYRSASILRPSKTPSAEQEATSMGFYTLLVSLIWLNGGELSEQKLQRSLMRLNADRMLASERTEVVLKRLERQGYLIKRVDRPPVGYEGDQTITWHVGPRAKEEIGLDGVMGLVREVYGHPEDAAFDKKLRSSLGLKSRQVGDGEGEDGNDVGWSMTNGA; encoded by the exons ATGCCGCCTTCACAGAGGAGACGCCGTCCG GTGGAAGACGACGGTGAATCAGACGAAGACGCTCGACCTCGGCAGCGTCCGCATATCGAGGGCTCGGAGACGgagcaagaagaggaacCGTCAGACGAGGATGTGGAGATGAACGGCGCAACTTCGAGAGTCGACGAGCAgttggccaagaagctggtTCGATATGCGATTGCCTGCGACTACTCGAGAACGTCGATACggagagatggcatcaaggaGCGAG TCCTCGGAAAGCAAAGTCGTTCATTTAGGAGAATATTCGAGCTGGCGCAAACCCAACTGAGAGCCGTGTGGGGGATGGAGCTGCGCGAGCTGCCTGTCCGAGAGAAGATGACGCTGCATGAGAAGAGACAAG CTATGAAATCAAACACGCAGTCAAGGTCTGGCTCCGGTGCCTATATCCTCTCTTCCGCGCTGCCAGAAGAATACCGAAGCGCATCGATCCTGAGACCATCGAAAACCCCGAGTGCCGAACAAGAAGCAACATCCATGGGATTCTATACGCTGCTCGTCTCGCTGATTTGGCTCAACGGAGGAGAGCTCAGCGAacagaagctgcagcggtCCCTGATGCGCCTCAACGCCGACCGAATGCTGGCTAGCGAACGGACAGAGGTGGTGCTCAAGAGGCTCGAGAGACAGGGATACCTCATCAAGAGGGTGGACCGGCCGCCAGTCGGTTACGAGGGCGACCAGACCATCACCTGGCATGTCGGGCCTCGAGCAAAGGAAGAAATCGGCCTGGACGGAGTCATGGGGTTGGTGCGCGAGGTGTATGGCCATCCCGAAGACGCGGCCTTTGACAAGAAACTGCGGTCGAGCCTGGGTCTGAAGAGCAGACAGGTCGGAGATGGCGAAGGGGAGGATGGCAACGATGTGGGATGGAGCATGACGAACGGCGCATAG